One part of the Streptomyces nigra genome encodes these proteins:
- a CDS encoding MFS transporter, whose amino-acid sequence MSPRDKLVLFVLCAAQFMVALDFSVLNVALPVLGADLGMDRSALQWAVTAFALPSGGFLLLFGRIGDLYGRRRLFLGGLALFAAASVLATLAWDPASFLAGRALQGLGAAVIVPTGMSLLTTTFPEGPARDRALGISGTLLSLGFTIGVVAGGVLTDTLGWRSTMGLLALFALLVLPLAPGLLPESRTPARPHLDVPGAVTVTGGLLSLIYALTTAAGHGFARADVLTTLVLGLVLLTAFAVVESRTSAPLVSLPMLRRRTVAWGNLGGLVTFSMMSTVVFVLTLYLQDVLRLSAWETGLVFGAQGIASVLAGSVTPRLVGRLGARRTLVLSLAGQGVFTGGLLFLDAHSWSVWLATAAVSLASMFHLGAIISYGLTVTSGVPDGEQGLATGLVTSTQQVGITVGIPLLGVLATTSGDLLAGTRTVMALDTGIVLAAAALVAVGLRTGRAAASGPVETEPLGTR is encoded by the coding sequence ATGTCCCCGCGCGACAAGCTCGTCCTGTTCGTGCTGTGCGCCGCCCAGTTCATGGTGGCGCTCGACTTCTCCGTCCTGAACGTCGCCCTGCCCGTCCTCGGTGCCGACCTCGGCATGGACCGCTCGGCGCTCCAGTGGGCGGTCACCGCGTTCGCCCTGCCGTCCGGCGGCTTCCTGCTCCTGTTCGGCCGCATCGGCGACCTCTACGGCCGTCGACGGCTGTTCCTCGGCGGGCTCGCCCTGTTCGCCGCGGCCTCCGTGCTCGCGACCCTCGCCTGGGACCCGGCGTCCTTCCTCGCCGGGCGGGCCCTGCAGGGCCTCGGCGCCGCCGTCATCGTGCCCACCGGGATGTCACTGCTGACGACGACCTTCCCCGAGGGGCCCGCCCGCGACCGGGCGCTCGGCATCTCCGGGACCCTGCTCTCCCTCGGCTTCACCATCGGCGTGGTCGCCGGCGGCGTCCTCACCGACACCCTCGGCTGGCGCTCCACGATGGGCCTGCTCGCCCTCTTCGCGCTGCTCGTCCTGCCCCTCGCCCCCGGACTGCTGCCGGAGTCCCGCACGCCCGCCCGGCCGCACCTCGACGTGCCCGGCGCGGTCACCGTCACCGGCGGTCTGCTCTCCCTGATCTACGCCCTGACGACGGCCGCCGGCCACGGCTTCGCCCGCGCCGACGTCCTCACCACCCTCGTCCTCGGCCTCGTGCTGCTCACGGCCTTCGCGGTCGTCGAGTCCCGCACCTCCGCACCGCTGGTCTCCCTGCCGATGCTGCGCCGCCGCACGGTGGCCTGGGGGAACCTGGGCGGCCTGGTGACCTTCTCGATGATGTCGACGGTCGTCTTCGTGCTCACCCTGTATCTGCAGGACGTCCTGCGGCTGTCCGCCTGGGAGACCGGGCTCGTCTTCGGCGCCCAGGGCATCGCCTCGGTGCTCGCCGGATCGGTCACGCCGCGCCTCGTCGGCCGGCTCGGGGCGCGCCGCACCCTGGTCCTCTCCCTCGCCGGGCAGGGCGTCTTCACCGGCGGCCTGCTGTTCCTGGACGCGCACTCCTGGTCCGTCTGGCTCGCGACGGCCGCCGTGTCGCTGGCCAGCATGTTCCACCTGGGGGCGATCATCTCCTACGGCCTGACGGTGACCTCGGGCGTCCCCGACGGGGAGCAGGGCCTGGCCACCGGCCTGGTCACCTCGACCCAGCAGGTCGGCATCACCGTCGGCATCCCGCTGCTCGGCGTCCTCGCCACCACCTCCGGCGACCTGCTCGCCGGCACCCGCACGGTCATGGCGCTGGACACCGGCATCGTCTTGGCCGCCGCCGCCCTCGTCGCCGTCGGGCTGCGCACCGGCCGGGCGGCCGCCTCAGGGCCGGT
- a CDS encoding helix-turn-helix transcriptional regulator has product MSRRARVSPGEAGLPDGGARRRTPGLRREEVAVLAGVGASWYQWLEQGRDISVSPQVLDAVARVLRLSNAERRHLYLLAGLNPPAAEVAPDKREMCEGLRRLIDAWMPYPAHIMDRYYNGVMYNEAAATVLGMAPGRRWNCLIDFFTDPMYRSRSRSWEANASSVVAQFRALCSANPDDEGFQEVLAEARACSPEFAALWERRDIEDAGQIRKELDHPLVGLLCMESSVMQMPVRPDLSIVLHTPLDEANTAAKLEWLASPEGRRGAMYPVAG; this is encoded by the coding sequence ATGAGCAGGAGGGCCCGGGTCTCGCCGGGCGAGGCGGGACTGCCGGACGGTGGTGCGCGGCGCCGCACTCCGGGGCTGCGGCGCGAGGAGGTCGCCGTGCTCGCGGGGGTGGGCGCCTCCTGGTACCAGTGGCTGGAGCAGGGGCGGGACATCTCGGTGTCGCCGCAGGTGCTGGACGCGGTGGCGCGGGTGCTGCGGCTGAGCAACGCCGAGCGCCGGCATCTGTATCTGCTGGCCGGGCTGAACCCGCCGGCCGCCGAAGTCGCCCCGGACAAGCGGGAGATGTGCGAGGGGCTGCGGCGGCTGATCGACGCGTGGATGCCGTATCCGGCGCACATCATGGACCGGTACTACAACGGCGTGATGTACAACGAGGCGGCCGCGACCGTGCTGGGCATGGCCCCGGGCCGTCGCTGGAACTGCCTGATCGACTTCTTCACCGACCCCATGTACCGCTCCCGGTCCCGGAGTTGGGAGGCGAACGCCTCCTCGGTCGTCGCCCAGTTCCGCGCCCTGTGCTCGGCCAATCCGGACGACGAGGGGTTCCAGGAGGTGCTGGCCGAGGCGCGGGCGTGCAGCCCGGAGTTCGCCGCGCTGTGGGAGCGGCGGGACATCGAGGACGCGGGGCAGATCCGCAAGGAGCTGGACCATCCGCTGGTCGGGCTGCTGTGCATGGAGTCGAGCGTGATGCAGATGCCGGTGCGCCCCGATCTGTCGATCGTGCTGCACACCCCGCTGGACGAGGCGAACACGGCGGCGAAGCTGGAGTGGCTGGCCTCCCCCGAGGGGCGGCGCGGGGCGATGTACCCCGTGGCCGGGTAG
- a CDS encoding cytidine deaminase, translated as MTDSSALDPEDRKIVTLARSARARNGVPEGAAVRDETGRTYVAGTVDLDSLKLSALRTAVAMAVASGAKSLEAAAVVTEDEGARAEDIAAVRDLGGDGTPVLVAGPDGTVRTTLRAG; from the coding sequence ATGACCGACAGCAGCGCGCTCGACCCCGAGGACCGCAAGATCGTCACCCTGGCCCGTTCCGCGCGGGCCCGCAACGGCGTGCCCGAGGGGGCGGCCGTACGGGACGAGACCGGCCGTACGTATGTCGCCGGGACCGTCGACCTGGACTCCCTGAAGCTGAGCGCGCTGCGCACGGCGGTGGCGATGGCGGTGGCCTCCGGCGCGAAGTCGCTGGAGGCGGCGGCGGTCGTGACCGAGGACGAGGGCGCCCGCGCCGAGGACATCGCGGCCGTGCGCGACCTGGGCGGCGACGGGACGCCGGTGCTGGTGGCGGGCCCGGACGGCACGGTCCGTACGACGTTGCGGGCGGGCTGA
- a CDS encoding VOC family protein produces the protein MITTDSAPGSPCWLDLGAPDVRAAADFYGAVLGWRYAPMGEAEDAGGGMFQKDGKAVAGLGPLTEEGARSAWMIYFAVEDADATTRAVESAGGSVRVAPKDLGDWGRMAQFTDPLGGQFAVWQPGSNAGFELTDAPGALAWTELYTSDAEASKEFYGGVFGWQYSDMELPGDGGAYTLIRPAGLPEERMQGGLMELPKESLAPADGRPYWHPVFGVTDCDAAVAQVTGHGGTVQMGPVDAEGVGRLAVCLDPSNADFVLLTPAPPPAA, from the coding sequence ATGATCACCACCGACTCCGCCCCCGGCTCCCCCTGCTGGCTGGATCTCGGTGCACCGGACGTGCGGGCCGCGGCGGACTTCTACGGCGCGGTGCTCGGCTGGCGGTACGCGCCCATGGGTGAGGCCGAGGACGCCGGCGGCGGGATGTTCCAGAAGGACGGCAAGGCCGTCGCCGGGCTGGGCCCGCTCACCGAGGAGGGGGCGCGGTCGGCCTGGATGATCTACTTCGCCGTCGAGGACGCCGACGCCACCACGCGGGCCGTCGAGAGCGCCGGGGGCTCGGTGCGCGTGGCGCCGAAGGATCTCGGGGACTGGGGCCGCATGGCGCAGTTCACCGATCCGCTGGGCGGGCAGTTCGCCGTCTGGCAGCCCGGGAGCAACGCGGGCTTCGAACTGACGGACGCGCCGGGCGCCCTGGCGTGGACCGAGCTCTACACGAGTGACGCCGAGGCCTCGAAGGAGTTCTACGGCGGGGTCTTCGGCTGGCAGTACAGCGACATGGAACTGCCGGGCGATGGGGGCGCGTACACGCTGATCAGGCCCGCCGGGCTGCCCGAGGAGCGGATGCAGGGCGGTCTGATGGAGCTGCCGAAGGAGAGCCTCGCGCCGGCGGACGGACGGCCGTACTGGCACCCCGTGTTCGGCGTCACCGACTGCGACGCGGCGGTCGCGCAGGTCACCGGTCACGGCGGCACCGTGCAGATGGGCCCGGTGGACGCGGAGGGCGTCGGCCGGCTGGCGGTCTGCCTCGACCCGTCGAACGCCGACTTCGTCCTGCTGACCCCGGCCCCGCCCCCGGCGGCCTGA
- a CDS encoding carbohydrate kinase family protein codes for MTTPTAPTGKGPSPQGPPPLSKGPYRRATTDPLAGLREPGDPPWDVYLTGTVFLDIIFTGLDSAPVRGTESWARGMGSSPGGVANMATALARLGLKTSLAAAFGDDHYGDYCWDALEQGEGIDLSPSRTVPGWHSPVTVSMAYEGERTMVSHGHEPPPEEPAPDCPPRARAAVASLVPGTRAPWIAQAASKGTRVFADVGWDDTGAWDLAGLADLEHCEAFLPNAEEAMRYTRTGSPQEAAHALTEHVPVAVVTLGAEGAYAVDGRTGETAVVPAIAVEALDPTGAGDVFVAGFVTGTLAGWPLADRLAFAGLTAALSVQEFGGSLSAPGWAEIGAWWRQVRSLAGQDREALRRYAFLADLVPEESGRPWPLRRAVPTIGFRRSA; via the coding sequence GTGACCACGCCCACCGCGCCCACCGGGAAGGGACCCTCGCCCCAGGGGCCGCCACCCCTGTCCAAGGGGCCGTACCGGCGGGCGACGACCGACCCGCTCGCCGGGCTGCGCGAGCCCGGCGACCCGCCCTGGGACGTGTATCTGACCGGCACGGTCTTCCTCGACATCATTTTCACCGGCCTCGACTCCGCCCCGGTGCGCGGCACCGAGTCCTGGGCCCGCGGCATGGGCTCCAGCCCCGGCGGCGTGGCCAACATGGCGACGGCGCTCGCCCGCCTCGGCCTGAAGACGTCGCTCGCGGCGGCCTTCGGCGACGACCACTACGGCGACTACTGCTGGGACGCGCTGGAGCAGGGCGAGGGCATCGACCTCTCGCCCTCCCGCACCGTGCCCGGCTGGCACTCGCCGGTCACCGTCTCCATGGCCTACGAGGGCGAGCGCACCATGGTCTCCCACGGCCATGAGCCGCCCCCCGAGGAGCCCGCGCCGGACTGCCCGCCCCGCGCCCGGGCCGCCGTCGCCTCGTTGGTCCCGGGCACCAGGGCCCCCTGGATCGCACAGGCCGCGAGCAAGGGCACCCGGGTCTTCGCCGACGTCGGCTGGGACGACACCGGCGCCTGGGACCTGGCCGGCCTCGCCGACCTGGAGCACTGCGAGGCGTTCCTGCCGAACGCCGAGGAGGCCATGCGCTACACCCGCACCGGCTCCCCGCAGGAGGCCGCGCACGCCCTCACCGAGCATGTGCCGGTCGCCGTGGTGACCCTGGGCGCGGAGGGCGCGTACGCCGTCGACGGACGGACCGGCGAGACCGCCGTCGTCCCCGCGATCGCCGTGGAGGCGCTGGACCCCACCGGCGCGGGCGATGTCTTCGTGGCCGGGTTCGTCACCGGCACCCTCGCGGGCTGGCCGCTCGCCGACCGGCTCGCCTTCGCCGGGCTGACCGCCGCGCTGTCCGTCCAGGAGTTCGGCGGCTCCCTGTCGGCGCCCGGCTGGGCGGAGATCGGCGCCTGGTGGCGCCAGGTGCGGTCGCTGGCCGGCCAGGACCGGGAGGCCCTGCGCCGGTACGCCTTTCTCGCCGATCTGGTGCCGGAGGAGTCGGGGCGGCCGTGGCCGCTGCGCCGGGCCGTCCCGACGATCGGCTTCCGCCGCTCTGCCTGA
- a CDS encoding 5-dehydro-4-deoxyglucarate dehydratase translates to MGVGLAATTETAVDTAGRLRDAMARGVLSFPLTSFHTDGSLDLDGFRAHLAGQLATGPGAVFPACGTGEFFSLDEDEYRAVVTAAVEETAGRVPVVAGVGYGWAQAARFARIAEEAGADALLVLPHYLVAAPQDGLVAQLESIAARTRLPLVAYQRGQVAFTPAALRHAARIPTLVGLKDGHGDLDRLQRLTLAAPDGFLFFNGASTAELQARAYAGVGVPAYSSAVHAFAPEIANAFFAALRDGDDATVTRLLRDFYAPLAEIRDRVPGYAVSLVKAAARLRGRTVGPVRAPLTDPSPADLADLRGLLTTGLALVGAAL, encoded by the coding sequence ATGGGCGTGGGCCTTGCCGCGACTACGGAAACAGCCGTGGACACCGCCGGGCGGCTGCGGGACGCCATGGCCCGGGGCGTGCTGTCCTTCCCGCTCACCAGCTTCCACACCGACGGCTCCCTGGACCTGGACGGCTTCCGCGCCCACCTGGCCGGTCAGCTCGCCACCGGTCCCGGCGCCGTGTTCCCCGCCTGCGGCACCGGCGAGTTCTTCTCGCTGGACGAGGACGAGTACCGCGCGGTCGTCACCGCCGCCGTCGAGGAGACCGCCGGACGGGTGCCCGTCGTGGCCGGCGTCGGCTACGGCTGGGCGCAGGCCGCCCGCTTCGCCCGGATCGCCGAGGAGGCCGGCGCCGATGCCCTCCTCGTCCTGCCGCACTATCTCGTCGCCGCCCCGCAGGACGGCCTCGTCGCCCAACTGGAGTCGATCGCCGCCCGGACCCGGCTGCCGCTCGTCGCCTACCAGCGTGGACAGGTCGCCTTCACCCCGGCCGCGCTGCGCCACGCCGCCCGCATCCCCACCCTCGTCGGCCTCAAGGACGGCCACGGCGACCTCGACCGCCTCCAGCGCCTCACCCTCGCCGCCCCCGACGGCTTTCTCTTCTTCAACGGCGCCTCCACCGCCGAACTCCAGGCCCGCGCCTACGCCGGGGTCGGCGTCCCCGCCTACTCCTCCGCCGTGCACGCCTTCGCCCCCGAGATCGCGAACGCCTTCTTCGCCGCGCTCCGGGACGGCGACGACGCCACCGTGACCCGCCTCCTGCGCGACTTCTACGCCCCGCTCGCCGAGATCCGCGACCGGGTGCCCGGCTACGCGGTGTCCCTGGTCAAGGCCGCGGCCCGGCTGCGCGGCCGCACCGTCGGCCCGGTCCGCGCCCCGCTGACCGACCCGTCCCCCGCCGACCTGGCCGATCTGCGCGGCCTCCTCACCACCGGACTCGCCCTGGTGGGGGCCGCCCTGTGA
- a CDS encoding IclR family transcriptional regulator, producing MSDTGGVREVKSAARTVELLELLAARGDRPARLQELADTLDVPRSSMYALLQTLISRGWVRTDVTGSLYGIGIHALLTGTSYLDSDPRVRLVRPYLDEASQALGETVHLARLDGRDVAYLATRESHAYLRTISRVGRRLPAHAGALGKALLAERPDSDLPEGPYPTLTPRTRTTRAALAADLAEVRERGWSVDREESVPGIIGLGFALRYDTPAQDAISCSVPVARWSPRHEERIVAVLREIRTKIEATAPGAAGGSVHWRR from the coding sequence ATGTCAGACACAGGCGGCGTCCGCGAGGTGAAGTCCGCGGCGCGCACGGTCGAGCTGCTGGAGCTCCTCGCCGCGCGCGGGGACCGCCCGGCCCGCCTCCAGGAACTCGCGGACACCCTCGACGTCCCGCGCAGCTCCATGTACGCGCTGTTGCAGACCCTGATCTCGCGGGGCTGGGTGCGCACCGACGTCACCGGTTCGCTCTACGGCATCGGCATCCACGCCCTGCTGACCGGCACCAGCTATCTCGACTCCGACCCGCGCGTCCGCCTCGTACGGCCGTATCTGGACGAGGCGTCGCAGGCGCTCGGCGAGACGGTGCATCTGGCCCGGCTGGACGGGCGGGACGTCGCCTATCTGGCCACCCGTGAGTCGCACGCGTATCTGCGGACCATCAGCCGGGTCGGCCGGCGTCTGCCCGCCCACGCGGGCGCCCTGGGCAAGGCCCTGCTCGCCGAACGCCCCGACTCCGACCTCCCCGAGGGCCCGTATCCGACGCTGACGCCCCGCACCCGCACCACCCGCGCCGCCCTGGCCGCGGACCTCGCCGAGGTGCGGGAGCGCGGCTGGTCGGTCGACCGCGAGGAGAGCGTCCCCGGCATCATCGGGCTCGGCTTCGCCCTGCGCTACGACACCCCCGCGCAGGACGCGATCAGCTGCTCCGTGCCGGTGGCCCGCTGGTCGCCGCGGCACGAGGAGCGGATCGTCGCGGTGCTGCGGGAGATCCGCACGAAGATCGAGGCGACGGCTCCCGGCGCGGCGGGCGGTTCGGTGCACTGGCGCAGGTGA
- a CDS encoding MFS transporter — MLAPRTTPWPLVALFTAGYLAPYLLPTVVGRLDSGLPLTPTQAGAIGSALLLSSASAGFLLASRVERLGARRLARTGLLLALLGYGGAALAHAVPAVVAGVMAGGLGSGTVTAVAATRIAALGASSPRTGRGSWRTDPHRVTTAGLLGVSALAGALYLTVPHLGAGHDRPLAAIALTALAVWPLTGRLPAAEATSGTSAARPAAPLPHRRHGLVLAGCMLLWSLAQNSLWGVSGRIGLEQAHMTEAAVGAVFAVALGAGLLGVTGAGALGPRLGRAMPVGGGTVLIAVCIALSASATDLTSFATGEIAWNTLYPIVLSYVIGLAASLDGRGRWAVLVGSASSLGTAAGPLTGSVLSAGAGFPMMGVILAAGLLLVAVPLTVVALGRRTPEPDGSADGVEVVSIPLDTAEAAPAAPERLAPAT, encoded by the coding sequence GTGCTCGCCCCTCGCACCACCCCCTGGCCCCTCGTCGCCCTTTTCACGGCCGGGTACCTCGCCCCGTATCTGCTGCCGACCGTCGTCGGCCGCCTCGACTCCGGGCTTCCGCTCACCCCGACCCAGGCCGGCGCCATCGGCAGTGCCCTGCTGCTGAGTTCGGCGTCGGCGGGCTTCCTGCTGGCCTCCCGCGTGGAGCGCCTGGGCGCCCGCCGGCTCGCCCGGACCGGGCTGCTCCTGGCCCTGCTCGGCTACGGCGGGGCCGCGCTCGCGCACGCCGTACCGGCCGTCGTCGCCGGTGTCATGGCCGGTGGCCTCGGCTCCGGCACGGTCACCGCGGTCGCCGCCACCCGGATCGCCGCCCTCGGGGCGTCCTCGCCCCGCACCGGACGCGGGAGCTGGCGCACCGACCCGCACCGGGTCACCACCGCCGGGCTGCTCGGCGTCTCCGCCCTCGCGGGCGCCCTCTATCTGACGGTCCCGCACCTCGGCGCCGGCCACGACCGGCCGCTGGCCGCGATCGCCCTCACCGCGCTCGCGGTGTGGCCGCTCACCGGCCGGCTCCCCGCCGCCGAGGCCACGTCCGGCACCTCGGCGGCACGGCCCGCGGCGCCGCTCCCCCACCGCCGGCACGGCCTCGTGCTCGCCGGCTGCATGCTGCTGTGGTCCCTCGCGCAGAACTCCCTGTGGGGCGTCAGCGGCCGGATCGGCCTGGAACAGGCCCATATGACGGAGGCCGCGGTCGGCGCGGTGTTCGCCGTGGCGCTCGGCGCCGGACTGCTCGGTGTGACCGGCGCGGGCGCGCTCGGCCCCCGGCTCGGCCGCGCGATGCCCGTCGGCGGCGGCACCGTCCTCATCGCCGTGTGCATCGCGCTCAGCGCCTCCGCGACGGACCTGACGTCGTTCGCGACCGGCGAGATCGCCTGGAACACGCTGTACCCGATCGTGCTGTCGTACGTCATCGGCCTGGCCGCCTCCCTCGACGGGCGGGGCCGCTGGGCGGTGCTCGTCGGCTCGGCCTCCTCGCTGGGCACGGCCGCGGGCCCGCTCACCGGGAGCGTGCTGTCGGCCGGGGCGGGCTTCCCGATGATGGGCGTGATCCTCGCGGCGGGGCTGCTGCTGGTCGCCGTACCGCTGACGGTGGTGGCGCTCGGCCGCCGTACGCCGGAGCCGGACGGGTCCGCGGACGGCGTCGAGGTCGTCTCGATCCCGCTGGACACCGCCGAGGCCGCCCCGGCCGCACCGGAGCGCCTGGCCCCCGCGACCTAG
- a CDS encoding ribonuclease Z: MSVRELVVLGTASQVPTRHRNHNGYVLRWDGEGILFDPGEGTQRQMLRAGVAAHDLNRICVTHFHGDHSLGLAGVIQRINLDRVPHPVTAHYPRSGQRFFDRLRYATAYRETAEIAPAPVDSDGVVADAGSYTLHTARLSHPVESYGYRLVEPDGRRMLPERLAAHGIEGPDVGRLQRDGALGSVTLDDVSEVRRGQRFAFVMDTRLCDGVYALADGCDMLVIESTFLDEDAALAEEHGHLTAGQAARVARDAGVGHLVLTHFSQRYTDPGEFERQARAAGFEADLTVAHDLLRVPFPKRRPN, encoded by the coding sequence GTGTCCGTACGTGAACTGGTCGTCCTCGGCACCGCGAGCCAGGTCCCGACCCGGCACCGCAACCACAACGGCTATGTGCTGCGCTGGGACGGCGAGGGCATCCTGTTCGACCCGGGCGAGGGCACCCAGCGGCAGATGCTGCGGGCCGGGGTCGCCGCCCACGACCTGAACCGGATCTGCGTCACCCACTTCCACGGCGACCACTCGCTGGGCCTGGCCGGGGTGATCCAGAGGATCAACCTCGACCGGGTCCCGCACCCGGTCACCGCCCACTATCCGCGCTCCGGGCAGCGGTTCTTCGACCGGTTGCGGTACGCCACCGCCTACCGGGAGACCGCCGAGATCGCGCCGGCCCCGGTCGACTCCGACGGGGTCGTCGCCGACGCCGGCTCCTACACGCTGCACACCGCCCGGCTGTCCCACCCCGTCGAGTCGTACGGCTACCGCCTGGTCGAGCCCGACGGCCGCCGCATGCTGCCCGAGCGGCTCGCCGCGCACGGCATCGAGGGCCCGGACGTCGGCCGGCTCCAGCGGGATGGCGCGCTCGGCTCGGTCACGCTCGACGACGTGAGCGAGGTCCGGCGCGGGCAGCGGTTCGCGTTCGTCATGGACACCAGGCTGTGCGACGGCGTGTACGCCCTCGCCGACGGCTGCGACATGCTCGTCATCGAGTCCACCTTCCTGGACGAGGACGCCGCCCTCGCCGAGGAGCACGGCCATCTGACCGCGGGTCAGGCCGCCCGGGTCGCGCGGGACGCCGGGGTGGGCCATCTGGTCCTCACCCACTTCAGCCAGCGCTACACCGACCCGGGCGAGTTCGAGCGCCAGGCCCGGGCCGCCGGCTTCGAGGCGGACCTGACCGTGGCGCACGACCTGCTCCGGGTGCCCTTCCCGAAGCGCCGGCCCAACTGA
- a CDS encoding histidine triad nucleotide-binding protein, which yields MAGEPQDDCLFCKIVAGHVPATIVRETETTVAFRDINPQAPTHVLIIPRAHHKDAAALATAEPELAADLLREAQAVADDEKLDSYRIVFNTGAGAGQTVFHTHAHVLGGRGLEWPPG from the coding sequence ATGGCTGGGGAGCCGCAGGACGACTGCCTGTTCTGCAAGATCGTCGCTGGGCATGTGCCGGCGACGATCGTGCGGGAGACCGAGACGACCGTCGCCTTCCGCGACATCAACCCGCAGGCGCCCACCCATGTCCTGATCATCCCCAGGGCGCACCACAAGGACGCCGCCGCGCTCGCCACCGCCGAACCGGAGCTCGCCGCGGACCTCCTGCGCGAGGCGCAGGCCGTCGCCGACGACGAGAAGCTGGACAGCTACCGCATCGTGTTCAACACCGGTGCGGGTGCGGGCCAGACGGTCTTCCACACGCACGCCCACGTCCTCGGCGGCCGCGGCCTCGAGTGGCCCCCCGGATAA